The proteins below are encoded in one region of Thermoflexus hugenholtzii JAD2:
- a CDS encoding cob(I)yrinic acid a,c-diamide adenosyltransferase — protein MKIYTRTGDDGTTQLMGPTRVPKDHPRVAAYGAVDELNAWLGYLHAMGLPPPWAERLQEIQRDLFVIGSYLALDPTVADRAAALPPPPEERIPQMEEWIDECEAVAGPTRVFILPGGHPLSAALHIARTVCRRAERAVVTLHRGEPVPSWILAYLNRLSDLLFMLARWANAAHGVEDIPWRP, from the coding sequence ATGAAGATCTACACCCGCACCGGCGACGACGGGACCACCCAGCTGATGGGCCCGACCCGGGTCCCCAAGGATCACCCCCGGGTGGCGGCCTACGGGGCGGTGGACGAACTGAACGCCTGGCTGGGTTACCTGCACGCCATGGGGCTCCCCCCTCCATGGGCGGAGCGGCTGCAGGAGATCCAGCGAGACCTCTTCGTCATCGGCAGTTACCTGGCCCTGGATCCCACCGTGGCGGATCGGGCGGCCGCCCTGCCTCCTCCGCCGGAGGAGCGGATCCCCCAGATGGAAGAGTGGATCGACGAGTGCGAGGCGGTGGCCGGGCCGACCCGCGTCTTCATCCTGCCGGGCGGGCATCCCCTGAGCGCCGCGCTGCACATCGCCCGCACCGTCTGCCGACGGGCGGAGCGGGCCGTGGTGACCCTCCACCGAGGAGAGCCGGTTCCCTCCTGGATCCTGGCCTACCTCAACCGTCTCTCCGACCTGCTGTTCATGCTGGCCCGCTGGGCCAACGCGGCGCACGGGGTGGAGGACATCCCATGGAGGCCGTGA
- a CDS encoding nitroreductase family protein, protein MEAVMAVLPAHAQALLEQIRSRRSVRRYRPDPIPREWVEALLEAARWAPSAHNRQPWRFAVVEDPGVKARLAEAMGERLAEDLRRDGVPAERIAEEVARSVARITAAPLALVVCLSMVEMDRYPDTRRQAAERTMAVQSVAMAGQNLLLMAHALGLGACWICAPLFCPDTVRETLGLPADWEPQGMILVGFPAGPPRVKERRPLEAFTRWIRA, encoded by the coding sequence ATGGAGGCCGTGATGGCAGTGTTGCCGGCTCATGCTCAGGCGCTGCTGGAGCAGATCCGCTCCCGGCGCTCTGTCCGCCGTTACCGGCCGGATCCCATCCCCCGGGAGTGGGTGGAGGCCTTGCTGGAGGCCGCCCGCTGGGCCCCCTCGGCCCACAACCGGCAGCCCTGGCGCTTCGCGGTGGTGGAGGACCCCGGGGTCAAGGCCCGCCTGGCAGAGGCGATGGGAGAGCGGCTGGCGGAGGACCTGCGGCGCGATGGCGTACCGGCGGAGCGGATCGCCGAGGAGGTCGCCCGCTCGGTGGCGCGGATCACCGCCGCTCCCCTGGCCCTCGTGGTCTGTCTCTCGATGGTCGAGATGGACCGCTATCCCGATACGCGGCGCCAGGCCGCGGAGCGGACGATGGCCGTCCAGAGCGTGGCTATGGCCGGGCAGAACCTCCTGCTGATGGCTCACGCCCTGGGCCTGGGGGCCTGCTGGATCTGCGCCCCGCTGTTCTGCCCGGATACGGTCCGCGAGACGCTGGGGTTGCCCGCGGACTGGGAGCCCCAGGGGATGATTCTGGTGGGGTTCCCGGCGGGGCCGCCCCGGGTGAAGGAGCGCCGGCCCCTCGAGGCCTTCACCCGCTGGATCCGCGCCTGA